From Oryza brachyantha chromosome 9, ObraRS2, whole genome shotgun sequence, a single genomic window includes:
- the LOC102716900 gene encoding uncharacterized protein LOC102716900 produces MKCKPIEPFQSFAGLSGENFTSYRHHSEAEQNDTSTTREYTCAEFNEALRLINQETLPCKDILDEFAMRANITEPCYFTVKLHDICSSFISSVLADGRKYMGERGATVQEANESAARAAIKSILAARNHHMLESVRSYRPTIQGQQSGQTSAHPEVAFAATTADYIPCPPQYMVHTVPFVPHDQTQWRHPGTAAHMAPVLPHEQMQWCHPTAVHMPLVIPHQQMQWHQPPARMPFLPQGEMQWRDPAATHMQFLPADEQISWNSLAAHASSEMWQLPQAMARVNPIVQDGLYNSSVAQDDDMIVEVGSYEEDVALSGTKRKMDQAGEPEGKHARTSQ; encoded by the exons atgaagtgtaaaccaattgaaCCATTTCAAAGCTTTGCTGGTCTGAGCGGTGAGAACTTTACCAGCTATCGTCATCACAGTGAAGCAGAGCAAAATGACACTTCGACAACCAGGGAATATACTTGTGCTGAGTTTAATGAAGCACTCCGCTTGATTAATCAg GAGACTTTGCCATGCAAAGATATTCTGGATGAGTTTGCCATGAGAGCAAACATCACTGAACCATGCTATTTCACAGTGAAATTACATGATATCTGCTCAAGCTTCATCTCATCAGTTTTAGCTGATGGACGCAAGTATATGGGTGAGAGGGGCGCAACGGTGCAAGAGGCAAATGAAAGTGCAGCTCGTGCGGCGATCAAGTCAATCCTTG CTGCAAGAAACCACCACATGTTGGAGAGCGTCAGGTCATACCGACCAACAATCCAAGGACAGCAGTCAGGCCAGACAAGTGCCCATCCTGAAGTAGCTTTTGCAGCAACTACCGCTGATTACATTCCTTGTCCCCCCCAATATATGGTGCACACAGTACCATTTGTTCCTCATGATCAGACACAGTGGCGCCATCCTGGTACTGCAGCACACATGGCGCCAGTTCTTCCCCATGAACAGATGCAATGGTGCCATCCTACTGCAGTACACATGCCATTGGTTATTCCTCATCAGCAGATGCAGTGGCACCAGCCTCCTGCAAGGATGCCATTTCTTCCACAGGGAGAAATGCAATGGCGTGATCCTGCTGCTACACATATGCAGTTTCTTCCAGCTGATGAACAGATATCATGGAATTCTCTAGCTGCACATGCATCTTCTGAAATGTGGCAACTCCCTCAAGCTATGGCTAGGGTTAATCCTATAGTGCAAGATGGGCTTTATAATTCAAGCGTGGCTCAAGATGATGACATGATAGTAGAGGTTGGTTCATATGAGGAGGATGTGGCTTTGAGTGGTACTAAGCGCAAAATGGACCAAGCTGGAGAGCCTGAGGGAAAGCATGCAAGGACTTCCCAGTAG
- the LOC102717183 gene encoding U1 small nuclear ribonucleoprotein C-like, with product MSTHFLAVAALVGAITALYSAATVAADTPDCPYPCLPPPTAGGVVNSYPPPPPAGTAAAGSSGGGGGLFGGSYPPPPPWGFQMTPPGAFAPPFGGGFPTGPVPPPPNPILPWFPWYYQHNNPITGSTTTSAAAPERTSTGMATLLVLLPPFLLALLRVVWGF from the coding sequence ATGTCTACACACTTcttggccgtcgccgccctcgtcgGCGCGATCACGGCGCTGTACTCGGCCGCCACGGTGGCCGCCGACACGCCCGATTGTCCCTACCCgtgcctcccgccgccgaccgccggtGGGGTGGTGAACAGCtaccctccgccgccgccggccgggactgctgctgctggtagttcaggtggcggcggcgggctgttTGGCGGGAgctacccgccgccgccgccgtgggggTTCCAGATGACGCCGCCGGGGGCCTTCGCTCCGCCGTTCGGCGGCGGGTTCCCGACCgggccggtgccgccgccgcccaaccCGATCCTGCCGTGGTTCCCGTGGTACTACCAGCACAACAACCCGATCACGgggtcgacgacgacgtcggcggcggcgccggagcggACGTCGACGGGCATGGCCACGCTGCTGGTGTTGCTCCCGCCGTTCTTGCTTGCTCTTCTTCGTGTGGTGTGGGGTTTCTAA
- the LOC102713935 gene encoding ABC transporter G family member 53, translating to MDDAGEIHAFGGSLRREGSPWSSARAGDVFSRRSSSSRDGEDDEEALRWAALEKLPTYDRARTAVLAMPEGELREVNVQRLGPQERHALLERLAWAGDDHPRFLSKFKDRIDRVGIELPTIEVRYENLNVEAEAYVGSRGLPTILNTYANVLEGLANALHLTPNRKQTIPILHNVSGIIKPHRMTLLLGPPGAGKTTLLLALAGTVPSGLKVSGAITYNGHSMNEFEPRRSAAYVSQHDLHMGELTVRETVNFSAKCQGIGHRYDLLMELSRREKEENIKPDPEIDIYLKAAATGEQKAEVVTNHILKVLGLDICADTIVGNNMLRGISGGQKKRVTTAEMLVTPGRALFMDEISTGLDSSTTYQIVNSIRQTIHIVGGTAVIALLQPAPETYELFDDIILLSDGQVVYNGPREHVLEFFESVGFKCPERKGVADFLQEVTSRKDQRQYWIHGDETYQYVPVKEFAEAFQSFHVGRAIRSELEIPFDKTRSHPAALKTSKYGASMKELLKANIDREILLMKRNSFVYIFKATQLTLMAFIAMTVFIRTNMHRDSITNGGIYMGALFFGILMIMFNGLAEVGLTIAKLPVFFKQRDLLFYPAWTYSLPSWIIKTPLSLLNVTIWVFLTYYVIGFDPNVERLFRQFLVLLVMNETSSGLFRFIAGLARHQVVASTMGSFGILIFMLLGGFILSRENVKKWWIWGYWISPLMYAQNAISVNEFLGHSWNKTIPGFKEPLGKLVLESRGLFHEAKWYWIGVGALLGYVLLFNILYTICLTFLNPFDSNQPTISEETLKIKQANLTGDIIEASSRGRITTNTNTVDEEAISNHATVNSSPGKKGMVLPFVPLSITFEDIRYSVDMPEVIKAQGVTESRLELLKGISGSFRPGILTALMGVSGAGKTTLMDVLAGRKTSGYVEGNITISGYPKKQQTFARVSGYCEQNDIHSPNVTVYESLVFSSWLRLPAEVDSATRKMFIDEVMELVELFPLKDALVGLPGVNGLSTEQRKRLTIAVELVANPSIIFMDEPTSGLDARAAAIVMRAIRNTVDTGRTVVCTIHQPSIDIFESFDELFLMKRGGEEIYVGPVGRHSCELIRYFESIEGVNEIKHGYNPSTWMLEVTSTMQEQLTGVNFSEVYKNSELYKRNKSMIKELSSPPEGSSDLSFPTEYTQTFITQCLACLWKQSLSYWRNPPYTAVKYFYTIVIALLFGTMFWGVGRKRKNQQDLFNAMGSMYASVLFMGIQNSSSVQPVVSVERTVFYRERAAHMYSPLPYALGQVAIELPYILVQSLIYGVLVYAMIGFEWTAAKFFWYLFFMYFTLSYYTFYGMMSVGLTPSYNMASVVSTAFYAIWNLFSGFIIPRTRIPIWWRWYYWVCPVAWTLYGLVTSQFGDVTDTFDNGVRISDFVESYFGYHHDFLSVVAVMVVAFAVLFAFLFGLSIKIFNFQKR from the exons CCTGCGGCGGGAGGggtcgccgtggtcgtcgGCCCGCGCCGGGGACGTGTTCTCgcggcggtcgtcgtcgtcgagggatggggaggacgacgaggaggcccTGCGGTGGGCGGCGCTGGAGAAGCTCCCCACCTACGACCGCGCCCGGACGGCGGTGCTCGCCATGCCCGAGGGCGAGCTGCGGGAGGTGAACGTGCAGCGGCTCGGGCCGCAGGAGCGGCACGCGCTGCTGGAGCGCCTCGCCTGGGCCGGCGACGACCACCCCCGCTTCCTCTCCAAGTTCAAGGACCGCATCGACAG GGTTGGGATCGAGCTGCCGACGATCGAGGTGCGTTACGAGAATCTGAATGTGGAGGCAGAGGCGTACGTCGGCAGCAGGGGCCTGCCCACAATCCTCAACACCTACGCCAACGTGCTCGAG GGCCTGGCAAATGCTCTTCATTTGACACCAAATAGGAAACAGACAATACCAATCCTTCACAATGTCAGTGGGATTATTAAGCCTCACAG AATGACCTTGCTTTTGGGTCCTCCTGGTGCGGGAAAAACCACACTTCTTTTAGCCTTGGCAGGAACTGTCCCTTCAGGTCTAAAG GTATCTGGAGCAATAACTTATAATGGACATTCCATGAATGAATTCGAGCCCCGGAGATCAGCAGCTTATGTTAGTCAACATGACCTGCATATGGGTGAATTGACGGTTCGTGAAACAGTCAATTTCTCTGCAAAATGTCAAGGAATTGGCCACCGCTATG ATCTTCTAATGGAACTATCAAggagagaaaaggaagaaaatatcaaaccgGATCCAGAAATAGATATTTACTTGAAG GCTGCTGCAACAGGAGAGCAGAAAGCCGAGGTGGTCACAAATCACATACTAAAG GTTTTGGGGTTGGATATCTGTGCTGACACAATTGTAGGAAACAATATGTTGAGAGGCATATCAGGGGgacaaaaaaagagagtaacTACAG CTGAGATGCTTGTCACTCCAGGACGAGCCCTTTTCATGGATGAGATATCAACTGGACTTGACAGTTCCACAACATACCAGATTGTGAACTCCATCCGACAGACCATCCACATTGTTGGTGGAACAGCAGTCATTGCTTTGCTACAACCTGCACCAGAGACATATGAATTGTTTGATGATATAATTCTCCTCTCGGACGGTCAGGTCGTCTACAATGGTCCTCGTGAACATGTGCTTGAATTCTTTGAATCAGTGGGCTTCAAATGCCCTGAGAGAAAAGGCGTGGCTGACTTTTTGCAGGAA GTTACTTCAAGGAAAGATCAAAGGCAATACTGGATACATGGTGATGAGACATACCAATACGTTCCTGTTAAGGAGTTTGCAGAGGCATTTCAGTCTTTCCATGTTGGTCGGGCTATAAGAAGTGAGTTGGAAATCCCATTTGACAAGACCAGGAGCCACCCTGCTGCCCtgaaaacatcaaaatatggTGCCAGCATGAAAGAACTGCTTAAAGCCAACATTGACAGAGAGATATTGCTAATGAAAAGGAACTCCTTTGTGTATATATTCAAGGCAACTCAg CTAACACTCATGGCATTCATTGCAATGACTGTCTTTATCCGCACTAATATGCATCGTGACTCAATAACAAACGGAGGAATATATATGGGTGCACTGTTCTTTGGCATCCTGATGATCATGTTCAACGGGTTGGCAGAAGTTGGGTTAACTATTGCAAAGCTCCCTGTTTTCTTCAAGCAAAGGGATCTCCTATTCTATCCTGCATGGACATACTCCTTACCATCATGGATCATTAAGACTCCCCTCTCCTTGCTCAACGTAACAATTTGGGTATTCCTAACATACTATGTTATTGGATTTGATCCCAATGTAGAGAG ACTTTTTAGACAGTTCCTGGTTCTTCTGGTAATGAATGAAACATCATCTGGACTTTTCCGTTTCATTGCTGGACTTGCAAGGCATCAAGTTGTTGCAAGCACCATGGGTTCATTCGGTATACTCATTTTTATGCTTTTGGGCGGGTTCATCCTGTCAAGAG AGAACGTGAAGAAATGGTGGATATGGGGATACTGGATATCACCCCTGATGTATGCACAAAATGCCATATCTGTAAATGAATTCCTAGGTCACAGCTGGAATAag ACAATACCTGGTTTCAAGGAGCCACTTGGAAAGCTAGTTCTAGAATCCCGTGGACTTTTCCATGAGGCCAAATGGTATTGGATTGGTGTTGGTGCATTGCTCGGATATGTGCTGCTATTCAATATCCTCTACACAATCTGCCTCACATTCCTCAATC CATTTGACAGCAATCAGCCAACAATATCTGAGGAGACATTGAAGATAAAACAAGCTAATCTCACTGGTGATATTATAGAAGCATCATCAAGAGGACGGATTACTACCAATACAA ACACTGTAGATGAGGAAGCAATTTCCAACCATGCAACAGTGAATTCTAGTCCAGGCAAGAAAGGAATGGTCCTCCCTTTCGTACCTCTCTCCATCACGTTTGAAGATATAAGATACAGCGTTGACATGCCAGAG GTAATTAAAGCACAAGGTGTGACAGAGAGCCGGTTGGAGCTATTGAAGGGCATCAGTGGTTCATTTAGGCCAGGAATACTTACAGCTCTTATGGGTGTCAGTGGAGCTGGGAAAACAACATTGATGGATGTGTTGGCTGGGAGGAAAACCAGTGGATATGTAGAGGGTAACATTACCATCTCTGGTTATCCAAAGAAGCAACAAACTTTTGCTCGCGTATCAGGATACTGTGAGCAGAATGACATCCATTCACCAAATGTTACTGTCTACGAGTCTCTTGTATTCTCTTCATGGCTCAGACTGCCTGCGGAAGTTGATTCTGCAACAAGAAAG ATGTTTATTGATGAGGTCATGGAGCTTGTGGAGCTTTTCCCCTTAAAAGACGCATTAGTTGGATTGCCTGGTGTGAATGGATTATCAACCGAACAAAGGAAAAGACTAACAATAGCAGTAGAGCTAGTTGCTAACCCATCTATCATATTCATGGATGAACCAACATCTGGACTTGATGCACGAGCGGCAGCCATCGTCATGAGGGCAATAAGAAATACTGTCGACACAGGAAGAACAGTTGTTTGCACAATTCACCAACCAAGTATTGATATATTTGAATCTTTTGATGAG CTATTCCTGATGAAACGAGGAGGTGAAGAGATTTATGTAGGTCCAGTGGGACGTCACTCATGTGAATTGATACGATATTTTGAG TCTATTGAAGGTGTCAACGAAATAAAACATGGCTACAATCCTTCAACATGGATGCTGGAAGTGACCAGTACTATGCAAGAACAGTTAACTGGGGTTAACTTCAGTGAAGTGTACAAGAATTCTGAACTATACAA GAGGAACAAAAGTATGATAAAGGAGCTAAGCTCACCTCCTGAAGGTTCAAGTGATCTGTCCTTTCCAACAGAATATACCCAAACTTTCATCACACAATGTTTAGCTTGCCTTTGGAAGCAAAGTCTGTCATACTGGAGAAATCCTCCATATACTGCTGTCAAGTACTTCTACACCATTGTAATCGCGCTGTTGTTTGGAACAATGTTCTGGGGTGTTGGCAGAAAAAG GAAAAATCAACAGGACTTGTTCAATGCCATGGGCTCCATGTATGCATCAGTTTTATTTATGGGAATACAGAATTCCTCTTCCGTTCAGCCAGTTGTGTCTGTTGAACGCACTGTCTTCTATAGGGAACGGGCAGCTCACATGTATTCGCCTTTGCCATATGCCCTGGGACAG GTTGCAATTGAACTTCCATACATCCTTGTTCAGTCCTTAATATATGGTGTTCTGGTGTATGCAATGATTGGATTCGAGTGGACAGCTGCCAAATTCTTTTGGTAcctgtttttcatgtatttcacTCTATCGTACTACACATTTTATGGCATGATGTCAGTGGGTCTGACTCCAAGCTATAACATGGCCTCTGTTGTTTCCACTGCATTCTATGCCATTTGGAACCTTTTCTCAGGATTTATAATACCAAGAACT CGAATTCCAATATGGTGGAGATGGTACTATTGGGTCTGCCCTGTTGCGTGGACACTCTACGGGTTGGTAACTTCACAGTTCGGCGATGTAACTGATACATTTGACAATGGTGTTCGTATATCGGACTTTGTCGAGAGCTACTTTGGTTACCATCACGACTTCTTGTCGGTGGTCGCCGTGATGGTGGTCGCGTTTGCTGTTCTCTTTGCCTTCCTTTTCGGACTGTCAATCAAGATATTCAACTTCCAGAAGAGATAA